TCGACTCATAATCCATTTATTTTCAATAAGTTCATATAACAATCGATCATGGAGCCTGTTAGGACGGCCTTGCCAAAATTCAAAAGTAACCGGAGAGACTATGTATCCGCCCCAATGTGGAGGTTTTGGAATAGTATCGCCAAATTTCTCTTTGTAATAGCGAAATTGTACATCCAAAACATCATGGGATGTAATTATCTGGCTCTGAGGCGATGCCCACGCCCCCAGTTGGCTTTCCGTTGGTCTTGAATGAAAATATTGAGTGGATATTGCTTCGTCCACTTTACGGGCAACACCCTCAATACGCACTTCACGCTCAAGCGACTGCCAGAAAAACAACAAAGCGACATGATTATTTTCAGCTATTTGTGCTGCTTTATGCCCGGCATAATTCGTATAAAAGACAAGACCTTCATTCGTCACTTCTTTCAGCAAAACCATCCGGGAATGAGGTTGTCCATGTTGATCAACCGTTGAGAGTGACATTGCTGTCGGTTCTAATTCGTCGCCGTCAATTGCTTCCCGAAGCCATTTATTAAACTGTTCCAGCGGATTACCGGCCATATCGCGCTCATTCAATATGCCGTGCTGATAATTTTTTCGTATATCGCGTAACATCATTTGCAATAAAAAGGGCAGTTTCCTTTGATTAATTACCAATATGGAAATCTCTGAAGCCCAAAAAGTATAAAACGCCATCCAGACCAATTGTCGAAAGAGATTGCTGCGCATTGGCCTTCACCTTAGGTTTTGCGTG
The sequence above is drawn from the Microbacter margulisiae genome and encodes:
- the pdxH gene encoding pyridoxamine 5'-phosphate oxidase, whose amino-acid sequence is MRSNLFRQLVWMAFYTFWASEISILVINQRKLPFLLQMMLRDIRKNYQHGILNERDMAGNPLEQFNKWLREAIDGDELEPTAMSLSTVDQHGQPHSRMVLLKEVTNEGLVFYTNYAGHKAAQIAENNHVALLFFWQSLEREVRIEGVARKVDEAISTQYFHSRPTESQLGAWASPQSQIITSHDVLDVQFRYYKEKFGDTIPKPPHWGGYIVSPVTFEFWQGRPNRLHDRLLYELIENKWIMSRLAP